From a region of the Zingiber officinale cultivar Zhangliang chromosome 4B, Zo_v1.1, whole genome shotgun sequence genome:
- the LOC121977749 gene encoding transcription factor RAX2-like: MGRAPCCDKANVKRGPWSPEEDQLLRSYIEAQGTGSNWISLPRKAGLNRCGKSCRLRWLNYLRPDIKRGGFTDEEDDIICSLYIQLGSRWSIIASHLRGRTDNDVKNYWNTKLKKKLMATYTTNQTPPPPPPPPAVDFEVNSIGTDSIIAMSGKDRRHLHSPLSTSSSLMAEQRGVRSENNEQEGSAASSTVVTVDENSSSSGGGAMEYFSWPAGEDDMLLTEFDMGWISELLATPREVAPLISHAFVAN; this comes from the exons ATGGGGAGGGCGCCGTGCTGCGACAAGGCCAACGTAAAGAGAGGGCCGTGGTCGCCGGAGGAGGACCAACTACTCCGGAGTTACATAGAGGCGCAGGGCACCGGTAGCAACTGGATTTCTCTCCCCCGGAAAGCAG GTCTCAATCGTTGCGGGAAGAGCTGCCGTTTGAGATGGCTTAACTACCTCAGGCCTGACATCAAGCGCGGTGGCTTCACGGACGAAGAAGACGATATCATTTGCAGCCTTTACATTCAACTCGGCAGCAG gTGGTCAATCATCGCTTCTCACCTCCGTGGAAGAACAGACAACGATGTGAAGAATTACTGGAACACCAAGCTGAAGAAGAAGCTGATGGCAACTTACACGACGAATCaaacacctcctcctcctcctcctcctcctgccgTCGACTTCGAAGTTAATTCCATCGGCACGGATTCCATCATTGCGATGTCAGGGAAGGATAGACGTCACTTGCACTCGCCGTTATCCACCAGCTCGAGCTTGATGGCGGAGCAGAGAGGTGTGAGGTCGGAAAACAACGAGCAAGAAGGCTCGGCCGCTTCTTCGACAGTAGTCACCGTCGACGAGAACAGCAGCAGCAGCGGCGGCGGCGCCATGGAGTACTTCAGTTGGCCGGCCGGCGAAGATGACATGCTGCTGACGGAGTTCGACATGGGATGGATTAGTGAGCTTCTGGCAACGCCACGGGAGGTGGCTCCGCTTATTTCGCATGCATTTGTTGCTAATTAA